Proteins from a genomic interval of Lolium perenne isolate Kyuss_39 chromosome 1, Kyuss_2.0, whole genome shotgun sequence:
- the LOC127308055 gene encoding 24-methylenesterol C-methyltransferase 2, producing the protein MEPATMAWTLAAAGFALVYWFVWVMGAAEVQGKRAVDLQMGSIADDKVGDRYSQYWSFFRSPKDTAAAATADKVPAFVDTFYNLVTDIYEWGWGQSFHFSPSLPGRSHRDATRVHEERVADLLQAGPGRRLLDVGCGVGGPMRAIAAHSGSHVVGITINEYQVNRARAHNRKAGLDARCEVVCGNFMAMPFPDASFDGAYSIEATCHAPSLRDVYGEVFRVLKPAGLYVSYEWVTTPLYRADDPAHVEAIHGIERGDALPGLRRQEEIAAVAREVGFEVVKELDLALPPAHPWWTRLKMGRLSYWRNSLVIRALTLLRVAPKGVSEVHEMLYETAHHLTRGGETGIFTPMHMVLLRKPETPKPAAA; encoded by the coding sequence ATGGAGCCGGCCACCATGGCATGGACGCTGGCGGCCGCGGGCTTCGCGCTCGTCTACTGGTTCGTCTGGGTCATGGGCGCCGCCGAGGTGCAGGGCAAGCGCGCCGTCGACCTCCAGATGGGATCCATCGCCGACGACAAGGTCGGGGACAGGTACTCCCAGTACTGGTCCTTCTTCCGCAGCCCCAAGGacacggccgccgccgccaccgccgacaaGGTGCCGGCTTTCGTCGACACCTTCTACAACCTCGTCACCGACATCTACGAGTGGGGCTGGGGCCAGTCCTTCCACTTCTCGCCCTCCCTCCCCGGCCGCTCGCACCGGGACGCCACGCGGGTCCACGAGGAGCGCGTCGCGGACCTGCTCCAGGCCGGCCCCGGGAGGCGCCTCCTCGACGTCGGCTGCGGCGTCGGCGGGCCCATGCGCGCCATCGCCGCGCACTCCGGCTCCCACGTCGTCGGCATCACCATCAACGAGTACCAGGTCAACCGCGCCCGCGCGCACAACCGCAAGGCCGGCCTCGACGCGCGCTGCGAGGTGGTGTGCGGCAACTTCATGGCCATGCCCTTCCCGGACGCCTCCTTCGACGGCGCCTACTCCATCGAGGCCACCTGCCACGCGCCCAGCCTGCGCGACGTCTACGGCGAGGTCTTCCGCGTGCTCAAGCCGGCCGGCCTCTACGTCTCCTACGAGTGGGTCACCACCCCGCTCTACCGCGCCGACGACCCGGCCCACGTCGAGGCCATCCACGGCATCGAGCGCGGCGACGCGCTCCCGGGCCTGCGCCGGCAGGAGGAGATCGCGGCCGTCGCCagggaggtcggcttcgaggtcgTCAAGGAACTCGACCTCGCGCTgccgccggcgcacccctggtGGACGCGCCTCAAGATGGGACGCCTCTCCTACTGGCGCAACTCGCTGGTCATCCGGGCGCTCACCCTGCTGCGCGTCGCGCCCAAGGGCGTCTCCGAGGTGCACGAGATGCTCTACGAGACGGCGCACCACCTCACCCGCGGCGGCGAGACCGGAATCTTCACACCCATGCACATGGTGCTGCTCCGCAAGCCGGAAACCCCCAAACCCGCTGCCGCATAA